The following are from one region of the Methyloversatilis discipulorum genome:
- the parC gene encoding DNA topoisomerase IV subunit A, with amino-acid sequence MTDNLFEPDIADIPVDAHAAQAYLTYAMSVVTSRALPGLEDGMKPVQRRILYAMDGFARPDAAHKKSARVVGDVIGKYHPHGDSSVYEAMVRLAQPFTLRYPLIDGQGNFGSMDGDNAAAMRYTECRLTPFARHVLLSELNAGVIEFQPNYDGTQQEPSLLPARLPVVLANGASGIAVGMACEIPPHNLREIGDATCKLLIDPRMPDDDVIDCFQGPDFPNGATLISSRESIVAAYKEGRGSFRMRANYEVEALARGQWQIVVTALPPGVSTGGVMSRIDDLANPKPKGDKKKISDDQARTKTLATSLIDSVRDESDARHPVRLVIEPKSRAVSQEDLLAFLFAYTDLECNASLNLTLLDTHRRPGQIGLPAVLRQWCDYRLGAVSRRLTQRIADIDERMHILDGRLAILLDIDRAIAIIRAADDPKADLMAGFGITERQAEDVLEIRLRQLAKLEAIKLQGERDALDAERTGLLKILGSDAALRTFVRDEVRADVERFGDERRTLINADAQATRTREVPQIDEAVTVIVSRGGFGRLRSGHDVDEAALTWKADDGPLAVLKCRTVWPVVLIDGDGRSYTIKPTDLPSGKGDGVPVSSLADLAGKKLVAVLTGEPGSRFLVASDGGYGFVCAIEDMVSRQRAGKAFLNTDGSTALPPVKLRPGDKWVVALGGDRLLAFPLEEMKELSGGKGVKIMTLPDGASLQLLDVFRERLALTVPGSRGRPKTLNIDEASLMNWRGVRATKGRKLEG; translated from the coding sequence TTGACTGACAACCTGTTCGAACCCGACATCGCCGACATTCCGGTCGATGCGCACGCGGCGCAGGCCTATCTGACCTATGCGATGTCGGTGGTGACCTCGCGCGCGCTGCCTGGGCTGGAAGACGGCATGAAGCCGGTGCAGCGTCGCATCCTGTACGCGATGGACGGCTTCGCCCGGCCCGATGCCGCGCACAAGAAATCGGCGCGTGTGGTCGGCGACGTGATCGGCAAGTACCACCCGCACGGCGATTCGTCGGTGTACGAAGCCATGGTGCGGCTGGCCCAGCCCTTCACGCTGCGCTATCCGCTGATCGACGGCCAGGGCAATTTCGGTTCGATGGACGGCGACAACGCGGCCGCGATGCGCTACACCGAATGCCGCCTGACGCCGTTCGCGCGCCACGTGCTGCTGTCCGAACTGAACGCCGGCGTGATCGAGTTCCAGCCCAACTACGACGGCACGCAGCAGGAGCCGTCGCTGCTGCCGGCGCGGCTGCCGGTGGTGCTGGCCAATGGCGCGTCCGGCATCGCGGTCGGCATGGCCTGCGAGATCCCGCCGCACAATCTGCGCGAGATCGGTGACGCGACCTGCAAGCTGCTGATCGATCCGCGCATGCCGGACGACGACGTAATCGACTGCTTCCAGGGGCCGGACTTCCCGAACGGGGCTACGCTCATTTCGTCGCGCGAGAGCATCGTCGCCGCCTACAAGGAAGGGCGTGGCTCATTCCGCATGCGGGCCAATTACGAGGTCGAGGCGCTGGCGCGCGGCCAGTGGCAGATCGTCGTCACGGCGCTGCCGCCAGGCGTGAGCACCGGCGGCGTGATGAGCCGCATCGATGACCTCGCCAACCCCAAGCCCAAGGGCGACAAGAAGAAGATCAGCGACGACCAGGCGCGCACCAAGACGCTGGCCACCTCGCTGATCGATTCGGTGCGCGACGAATCGGACGCGCGTCACCCGGTGCGCCTGGTGATCGAGCCGAAGTCGCGCGCGGTGAGCCAGGAAGACCTGCTGGCCTTCCTGTTCGCCTATACCGATCTCGAGTGCAATGCGAGCCTGAACCTGACGCTGCTCGACACCCATCGCCGCCCCGGTCAGATCGGTCTGCCGGCGGTGCTGCGCCAGTGGTGCGACTACCGCCTCGGTGCCGTGTCGCGACGGCTCACGCAGCGCATCGCCGACATCGACGAGCGCATGCACATCCTCGATGGCCGGCTGGCCATCCTGCTCGACATCGACCGCGCGATCGCCATCATTCGCGCCGCCGACGATCCGAAGGCCGACCTGATGGCCGGCTTCGGCATCACCGAGCGTCAGGCCGAGGACGTGCTGGAGATCCGGCTGCGCCAGCTGGCCAAGCTGGAGGCCATCAAGCTGCAGGGCGAGCGCGACGCGCTCGATGCCGAACGCACCGGCCTGCTCAAGATCCTCGGCAGCGACGCTGCACTGCGCACTTTCGTGCGCGACGAGGTGCGCGCCGACGTCGAGCGCTTCGGCGACGAGCGCCGCACGCTGATCAATGCCGACGCGCAGGCCACGCGCACGCGCGAAGTGCCGCAGATCGACGAGGCGGTCACCGTCATCGTGTCGCGCGGTGGTTTCGGCCGGCTGCGCTCCGGCCACGACGTCGATGAGGCCGCGCTGACCTGGAAGGCGGACGACGGTCCGCTCGCGGTGCTGAAATGCCGCACCGTGTGGCCAGTGGTGCTGATCGACGGCGACGGCCGCAGCTACACCATCAAGCCCACCGATCTGCCCAGCGGCAAGGGCGACGGCGTGCCTGTGTCCTCGCTGGCCGACCTCGCCGGCAAGAAGCTGGTCGCGGTGCTGACTGGCGAGCCGGGCAGCCGCTTCCTGGTGGCATCCGACGGTGGTTACGGTTTCGTCTGCGCGATCGAGGACATGGTGAGCCGCCAGCGCGCCGGCAAGGCTTTCCTCAATACGGATGGCAGCACTGCGCTGCCGCCGGTGAAACTGCGGCCGGGCGACAAGTGGGTGGTGGCGCTGGGCGGCGACCGCCTGCTCGCCTTCCCGCTGGAAGAGATGAAGGAGCTGTCGGGCGGCAAGGGCGTCAAGATCATGACCTTGCCCGATGGGGCGTCGCTACAACTGCTCGACGTGTTCCGCGAACGTCTCGCGCTCACGGTACCCGGCTCGCGCGGCCGGCCGAAGACGCTGAACATCGACGAGGCGTCGCTGATGAACTGGCGCGGTGTGCGCGCGACCAAGGGCAGGAAGCTCGAAGGCTGA
- a CDS encoding DNA topoisomerase IV subunit B, producing MTTPSYNAAEIQVLEGIAPIQKRPDMYTRTESPNHIIQEMIDNACDEAQGGFADGIRVVMHGDGSVSVEDNGRGIPVDIHPTKKVPAIEVIFTIPHSGGKFEGKAYKIAGGLHGVGVTVTNALSTRLEATVKRGGKEHSITFDHGISQGLTEVGSCPKSHTGTRVRAWPDPKYFASSKVKRADIEHLLRARSAMLPGVRIRFEDEESGVVQEWQYANGLEGYLREEIGDAKCELFCGARTAIAGYDEGEGAEWAIAFPEGVSVRESFVNLIPTPGGGMHESGMRQALFESVKDYATHHGLMPAKLALQSEDVSQHASYVLSAKVLEPRFQGQTKDKLNNREAVKLVYEAIKDTLDRWLNDHATEAQRIAGLAIKSAQTRARAGKVVEKRAGSGVTLLPGKLTDATGTSPEQNEIFLVEGDSAGGSAKQARDRQFQAVLPLRGKVLNTFEIDSSEIFANNEVHDIAVALGIDPHKPDAPDAVLDGLRYHKIIILSDADVDGAHIQTLQLTLFLRHFPKLIERGHVFIGQPPLYCVKIAPTKTRPARRLYALDEAERDTILANLIADGISESALTVSRFKGLGEMNPDELKETAMNPETRRLIRITQGADPDLVLNTFTMLMGKKEAERRRRWMELEGDKVVPDA from the coding sequence ATGACGACTCCCAGCTACAACGCCGCTGAAATCCAGGTGCTCGAAGGCATCGCGCCGATCCAGAAGCGGCCGGACATGTACACCCGGACCGAAAGTCCGAACCACATCATCCAGGAAATGATCGACAACGCCTGCGACGAGGCGCAGGGCGGCTTCGCCGACGGCATCCGCGTCGTGATGCACGGCGACGGCTCGGTGTCGGTCGAGGACAACGGTCGCGGCATTCCGGTCGATATCCACCCGACCAAGAAGGTGCCGGCGATCGAGGTCATCTTTACCATCCCGCACTCGGGCGGCAAGTTCGAGGGCAAGGCCTACAAGATCGCCGGCGGCCTGCACGGCGTCGGGGTGACGGTGACCAATGCGCTGTCGACGCGGCTGGAGGCGACGGTCAAGCGCGGCGGCAAGGAACATTCGATCACCTTCGATCACGGCATTTCGCAGGGGCTGACCGAGGTCGGCAGCTGCCCGAAGTCGCATACCGGCACTCGCGTGCGCGCCTGGCCGGACCCGAAGTACTTCGCCAGTTCGAAGGTGAAGCGTGCCGACATCGAGCACCTGCTGCGCGCCCGCAGTGCGATGCTGCCCGGCGTGCGCATCCGCTTCGAGGACGAGGAAAGCGGCGTCGTGCAGGAGTGGCAGTACGCCAACGGACTCGAAGGCTATCTGCGCGAGGAGATCGGCGACGCGAAGTGCGAGCTGTTCTGCGGCGCGCGCACCGCGATTGCCGGCTACGACGAAGGCGAGGGCGCTGAATGGGCGATCGCCTTCCCCGAGGGCGTGTCGGTGCGCGAGTCCTTCGTAAACCTGATTCCGACGCCGGGCGGCGGCATGCACGAATCGGGCATGCGGCAGGCGCTGTTCGAATCGGTGAAGGACTACGCCACCCACCACGGCCTGATGCCGGCCAAGCTCGCGCTGCAGTCTGAAGACGTGTCGCAGCATGCGAGCTATGTGCTCAGCGCCAAGGTGCTTGAGCCGCGCTTCCAGGGTCAGACCAAGGACAAGCTGAACAACCGCGAGGCGGTGAAGCTGGTGTACGAGGCGATCAAGGACACGCTGGACCGTTGGCTCAATGATCACGCAACCGAAGCGCAGCGCATCGCTGGCCTGGCGATCAAGAGCGCGCAGACGCGCGCGCGCGCCGGCAAGGTGGTGGAGAAGCGCGCCGGTTCCGGCGTGACGCTGCTGCCGGGCAAGCTCACCGACGCCACCGGCACGTCGCCGGAGCAGAACGAAATCTTCCTGGTCGAGGGCGACTCGGCCGGTGGCAGCGCCAAGCAGGCGCGGGATCGCCAGTTCCAGGCGGTGCTGCCGCTGCGCGGCAAGGTACTGAACACCTTCGAGATCGACTCGTCGGAAATCTTCGCCAACAACGAGGTGCACGACATCGCGGTGGCGCTGGGCATAGATCCGCACAAGCCGGATGCGCCGGACGCGGTGCTGGACGGCCTGCGCTACCACAAGATCATCATCCTGTCGGACGCCGACGTCGACGGTGCGCACATCCAGACGCTGCAGCTCACGCTCTTCCTGCGTCACTTCCCGAAGCTGATCGAGCGTGGCCACGTGTTCATCGGTCAACCGCCGCTGTACTGCGTGAAGATCGCGCCGACCAAGACGCGACCGGCGCGCCGCCTTTACGCACTGGACGAGGCCGAGCGCGACACCATACTGGCCAACCTGATCGCCGACGGCATCAGTGAGAGCGCGCTGACGGTGAGCCGCTTCAAGGGCCTGGGCGAAATGAATCCGGACGAGCTGAAGGAAACCGCGATGAACCCGGAAACGCGGCGCCTCATCCGCATCACCCAGGGTGCCGACCCCGATCTGGTGCTGAACACCTTCACCATGCTGATGGGCAAGAAAGAAGCCGAACGTCGCCGCCGCTGGATGGAACTGGAAGGCGACAAGGTGGTGCCGGATGCGTGA
- a CDS encoding recombination-associated protein RdgC, with protein MWFKNLQIYRLTAPFALAPEQLDEKLAAKAFQPGSSVEMQCMGWMSPRDNGTLVHAVGGQMLITLRTEKKLLPATVINQVAKARAQEIEEKQGYKPGRKEMRELKDSVTNELLPRAFAIWRDTQVWIDPVKGRIVVDAAASAKGDEVMQLLNECVEQLGARPLQTALSPVSAMTSWLAADEAPAGFSIDQDTELRSSTQSKATVRYVRHALEADDLRRHIEAGKQCTRLALSWMDRVSFTLTENLAVKRVAPLDVLTENDDGSGDEAERFDTDFALMTGEVSRLIDHLEEALGGVASN; from the coding sequence ATGTGGTTCAAGAACCTGCAGATCTACCGCCTCACCGCCCCCTTCGCGCTCGCCCCTGAACAACTCGACGAAAAGCTCGCCGCCAAGGCTTTCCAGCCCGGCAGCAGCGTGGAGATGCAGTGCATGGGCTGGATGTCGCCGCGCGACAACGGCACGTTGGTGCATGCGGTCGGCGGCCAGATGCTGATCACGCTGCGCACCGAAAAGAAGCTGCTGCCGGCCACCGTCATCAATCAGGTCGCCAAGGCCCGCGCCCAGGAAATCGAGGAAAAGCAGGGCTACAAACCCGGCCGCAAGGAAATGCGCGAACTGAAGGACAGCGTGACCAACGAACTGCTGCCGCGCGCCTTCGCCATCTGGCGCGATACCCAGGTATGGATAGATCCGGTCAAGGGCCGCATCGTCGTCGACGCCGCCGCCAGCGCCAAGGGCGACGAGGTGATGCAGTTGCTGAACGAGTGCGTCGAACAGCTGGGCGCACGTCCGCTGCAGACCGCACTGTCACCGGTGTCGGCGATGACCTCCTGGCTGGCCGCCGACGAAGCGCCCGCCGGCTTCAGCATCGACCAGGACACCGAGCTCCGTTCCAGCACCCAATCCAAGGCCACCGTGCGTTATGTGCGTCACGCGCTCGAAGCGGACGACCTGCGCCGTCACATCGAAGCAGGCAAGCAGTGCACCCGCCTGGCGCTGAGCTGGATGGACCGTGTTTCATTCACGCTGACCGAGAACCTCGCGGTGAAGCGGGTCGCCCCGCTGGACGTACTGACCGAGAACGACGACGGCAGCGGCGACGAAGCCGAGCGCTTCGACACCGATTTCGCGCTGATGACCGGCGAAGTCAGCCGCCTGATCGATCACCTGGAAGAAGCGCTGGGCGGCGTCGCGTCGAACTGA
- the bfr gene encoding bacterioferritin — MQGKQVILDALNALLVYELAARDQYFIHSRMLDEWGFGKAAARIAHEMDDETGHADALIRRILMLSGTPDMKPAPLNVGHDVVSIFENDLAVEISVVKHLREVMALTEKEQDYVTRDLLLPMLKDTEEDHAHWLEQQLRLIKLMGEQNYLQSAAG, encoded by the coding sequence ATGCAAGGAAAGCAGGTCATCCTCGACGCGCTGAACGCGCTGCTGGTCTACGAACTGGCGGCACGCGACCAGTACTTCATCCACTCGCGCATGCTCGACGAATGGGGCTTCGGCAAGGCCGCCGCACGTATCGCGCACGAGATGGATGACGAAACCGGCCACGCAGACGCACTGATACGCCGCATCCTGATGCTGAGCGGTACGCCCGACATGAAGCCCGCCCCGCTCAACGTCGGACACGACGTCGTCAGCATTTTCGAGAACGATCTGGCAGTGGAGATTTCGGTCGTGAAGCATCTGCGCGAAGTGATGGCGCTGACCGAGAAGGAGCAGGACTACGTTACCCGTGATCTGCTGCTGCCGATGTTGAAGGACACCGAAGAGGACCACGCGCACTGGCTGGAACAGCAGCTGCGCCTGATCAAGCTGATGGGCGAACAGAACTACCTGCAGAGCGCTGCGGGCTGA
- the pnp gene encoding polyribonucleotide nucleotidyltransferase, with protein MFGTQKVVLETGEIARQSSGAVIVNVEETVVLATVVAQKSAKAGQDFFPLTVDYAEKFYAAGRIPGGFFKREGRPTEKETLTSRLIDRPIRPLFPEGFYNEVQVIVQVLSLNPEVDADIPAMIGASAALAISGIPFSGPIGAARVGYIDGQYIVNPTASQLKDSKLNLVVAGTEAAVLMVESEAMELSEEVMLGAVVYGHEQMQAAINAINELVEVAGKPEWDWQAPARDEALWSRISELAEAKLQDAYRITQKQVRSQSVNALRDEVIAALTADAATAPDVNTIKNYFFDMEARIVRSRILNGEPRIDGRDTRTVRPIAIRNSVMPRTHGSALFTRGETQALVIATLGTGRDEQIIDALGGEYRDRFMLHYNMPPFATGETGRFGAPKRREIGHGRLAKRALLAVLPSPEEFSYSMRVVSEITESNGSSSMASVCGGSLALMDAGVPLKAHVAGIAMGLIKDGNRFAVLTDILGDEDHLGDMDFKVAGTDSGITALQMDIKIQGITKEIMQVALAQAHEARKHILGIMQQSMSGAREGVSTYAPRLLTMKINPEKIRDVIGKGGAVIRALTEETGATIDIGDDGTITIASVNSEAAEHAKRRIEAITAEVEVGKVYDGTVLRLLDFGAIVSVLPGKDGLLHISQIANERIANVADHLKEGQQVKVKVLETDEKGRIRLSMKALLAAPDANGEQG; from the coding sequence ATGTTCGGCACCCAGAAAGTGGTGCTGGAAACCGGCGAGATTGCGCGTCAATCGAGCGGCGCCGTCATCGTAAACGTCGAAGAAACCGTCGTGCTGGCGACCGTCGTGGCCCAGAAGTCGGCAAAGGCCGGCCAGGATTTCTTCCCGCTCACCGTTGATTACGCAGAAAAGTTCTACGCCGCCGGCCGCATCCCCGGCGGTTTCTTCAAGCGCGAAGGCCGTCCGACCGAAAAGGAAACGCTGACCTCGCGTCTGATCGATCGCCCGATCCGCCCGCTGTTTCCGGAAGGCTTCTACAACGAAGTCCAGGTCATCGTGCAGGTGCTGTCGCTGAACCCGGAAGTCGATGCCGACATCCCGGCCATGATCGGTGCATCCGCCGCACTGGCGATCTCCGGCATCCCGTTCAGCGGCCCGATCGGCGCCGCCCGCGTGGGCTATATCGATGGTCAGTACATCGTGAACCCGACCGCGTCGCAGCTGAAGGACAGCAAGCTGAACCTGGTCGTCGCCGGTACCGAAGCGGCCGTGCTGATGGTCGAGTCCGAAGCGATGGAACTGTCGGAAGAAGTCATGCTGGGCGCCGTGGTCTACGGCCATGAGCAGATGCAGGCCGCGATCAACGCGATCAATGAACTGGTCGAAGTCGCCGGCAAGCCGGAGTGGGACTGGCAGGCGCCGGCCCGCGACGAAGCGCTGTGGAGCCGCATTTCCGAGCTGGCCGAAGCCAAGCTGCAGGATGCCTACCGCATTACGCAGAAGCAGGTGCGCAGCCAGAGCGTGAATGCCCTGCGCGACGAAGTGATCGCTGCGCTGACTGCCGACGCTGCGACGGCGCCCGACGTGAACACGATCAAGAACTACTTCTTCGACATGGAAGCGCGCATCGTTCGCAGCCGCATCCTGAACGGCGAGCCGCGCATCGACGGTCGCGATACGCGCACCGTGCGCCCGATCGCCATCCGCAACAGCGTGATGCCGCGCACCCACGGTTCCGCGCTGTTCACGCGCGGCGAGACGCAGGCGCTGGTGATTGCCACGCTGGGCACCGGTCGTGACGAGCAGATCATCGACGCGCTCGGCGGCGAGTATCGTGACCGCTTCATGCTTCACTACAACATGCCGCCGTTCGCCACCGGTGAAACCGGCCGCTTCGGCGCACCGAAGCGCCGCGAGATCGGCCATGGTCGTCTGGCCAAGCGCGCGCTGCTCGCCGTGCTGCCGTCGCCGGAAGAGTTCAGCTACTCGATGCGCGTGGTGTCGGAAATCACCGAATCGAACGGTTCGTCGTCGATGGCTTCGGTGTGCGGCGGTTCGCTCGCACTGATGGACGCCGGCGTGCCGCTGAAGGCGCATGTCGCCGGTATCGCGATGGGTCTGATCAAGGACGGCAACCGTTTTGCCGTGCTGACCGACATCCTCGGCGACGAAGATCACCTCGGCGACATGGACTTCAAGGTGGCCGGTACTGACAGCGGCATCACCGCGCTGCAGATGGACATCAAGATCCAGGGCATCACCAAGGAAATCATGCAGGTCGCGCTGGCCCAGGCCCACGAAGCGCGCAAGCACATTCTGGGCATCATGCAGCAGTCGATGTCGGGCGCCCGTGAAGGCGTGTCGACCTACGCACCGCGTCTGCTGACGATGAAGATCAATCCGGAAAAGATACGCGACGTGATCGGCAAGGGTGGTGCAGTGATCCGCGCGCTGACCGAAGAGACCGGTGCAACGATCGACATCGGCGACGACGGCACCATCACCATCGCATCGGTGAATTCGGAGGCCGCCGAGCACGCCAAGCGCCGCATCGAGGCGATCACGGCCGAAGTGGAAGTGGGCAAGGTCTATGACGGCACGGTGCTGCGTCTGCTGGACTTCGGCGCCATCGTCAGTGTGCTGCCGGGCAAGGACGGTCTGCTGCACATTTCGCAGATCGCCAACGAGCGCATCGCCAACGTCGCCGATCACCTGAAGGAAGGTCAGCAGGTGAAGGTGAAGGTGCTGGAGACCGACGAGAAGGGCCGCATCCGCCTGTCGATGAAGGCACTGCTGGCTGCGCCGGACGCAAACGGCGAGCAGGGCTGA
- the rpsO gene encoding 30S ribosomal protein S15 — MAIVSADKARIVADFQRAAGDTGSPEVQVALLTARINDLTGHFKEHVKDHHSRRGLLKMVSQRRKLLDYLKRTNADSYRSLIGRLGLRK; from the coding sequence ATGGCTATCGTTTCCGCCGATAAAGCCCGCATCGTGGCCGACTTCCAGCGCGCGGCCGGCGATACGGGGTCGCCCGAAGTTCAAGTCGCCCTGCTGACCGCACGCATCAACGACCTGACCGGTCACTTCAAGGAACACGTCAAGGACCACCACTCGCGTCGTGGTCTGCTCAAGATGGTGAGCCAGCGTCGCAAGCTGCTCGACTACCTGAAGCGCACCAACGCCGACAGCTATCGTTCGCTGATCGGCCGCCTCGGACTGCGCAAGTAA
- the truB gene encoding tRNA pseudouridine(55) synthase TruB encodes MQPRSRWKAINGVLLLDKPIGLSSNDALQKARRLFQAARAGHTGTLDPLASGLLPVCFGEATRFAGLMLDADKEYVAQVRLGVRTTTGDAEGDVLETREVAIDEAALRGALVAHTGDIEQIPPMHSALKHAGKPLYEYARAGETIERAVRHVRIHEIELLDVTLPSFSMRVLCSKGTYIRTLAEDIGAMLGCGAHLTGLRRTRTGPLRLDRAVTLEQIAALDEDARASLLNPADILLKDMPLCRIADADAQRLINGQSVPLSAVEADIELQEEGVLRAYAGPVFLGLVVVRGARLRVKRLLPQESAQKP; translated from the coding sequence TTGCAGCCGCGCTCGCGCTGGAAGGCGATCAACGGTGTGCTGTTGCTCGACAAACCCATAGGTCTCAGTTCAAACGACGCGCTGCAGAAGGCGCGTCGTCTGTTTCAGGCCGCCCGCGCCGGACACACCGGTACGCTCGATCCGCTGGCCAGTGGTCTGCTGCCGGTCTGCTTCGGCGAAGCGACCCGCTTCGCAGGGCTGATGCTGGATGCCGACAAGGAGTATGTCGCGCAGGTACGGCTCGGAGTGCGGACGACGACCGGAGATGCCGAAGGCGACGTGCTCGAAACCCGCGAGGTCGCGATCGACGAAGCTGCGCTGCGCGGCGCGCTCGTTGCGCATACCGGTGACATCGAGCAGATTCCGCCGATGCACTCGGCGCTCAAGCACGCCGGCAAGCCGCTCTATGAATACGCCCGTGCAGGGGAGACCATAGAGCGCGCGGTGCGTCATGTACGCATACACGAGATCGAACTGCTGGATGTCACGCTGCCGTCATTCTCTATGCGCGTGCTGTGCAGCAAAGGCACTTACATCCGTACGCTGGCTGAAGACATTGGCGCGATGCTGGGCTGTGGTGCCCACCTGACCGGACTGCGCCGCACTCGCACCGGGCCCCTGCGACTTGATCGTGCGGTGACGCTTGAGCAGATCGCCGCGCTCGACGAGGACGCGCGCGCGTCGCTGCTGAACCCCGCCGACATCCTGTTGAAGGACATGCCGCTCTGCCGGATTGCCGACGCCGATGCGCAGCGCCTGATCAACGGCCAGTCGGTGCCGCTTTCAGCGGTCGAGGCGGACATCGAACTGCAAGAGGAGGGCGTGTTGCGCGCCTATGCCGGACCGGTTTTTCTCGGTCTGGTCGTCGTACGCGGCGCCCGCTTGCGGGTGAAGCGCCTGTTGCCGCAGGAAAGTGCGCAAAAGCCTTGA
- the rbfA gene encoding 30S ribosome-binding factor RbfA, translated as MSERYSRSDRVSEAIRRELAQLIATELKDPRVGMVSLTAVELTPDYAHAKIYYSTLAEGDAQKLIHEGLVRASGFLRREIGRRVRIHTTPQLHFVHDQTMERADQLSRLIDKALHSGPSTGED; from the coding sequence ATGAGCGAACGTTACTCCCGCAGTGACCGTGTATCGGAGGCGATCCGCCGCGAATTGGCGCAGCTGATCGCCACCGAACTGAAGGACCCGCGCGTCGGCATGGTGTCGCTGACCGCGGTCGAGCTGACGCCGGACTATGCGCACGCGAAGATCTACTACAGCACGCTGGCTGAAGGTGATGCGCAGAAGCTGATACATGAAGGTCTGGTGCGCGCCTCCGGTTTCCTGCGCCGGGAGATCGGTCGCCGCGTGCGCATACACACCACGCCGCAGCTGCACTTCGTGCATGACCAGACGATGGAGCGTGCCGACCAGCTGTCCCGCCTGATCGACAAGGCCCTGCATTCCGGCCCCTCCACCGGCGAGGATTGA